In the Epinephelus lanceolatus isolate andai-2023 chromosome 6, ASM4190304v1, whole genome shotgun sequence genome, one interval contains:
- the LOC144463644 gene encoding tripartite motif-containing protein 16-like, whose product MAQRGVELDRETLSCSICLDLLKDPGTLPCGHSYCINCIQSFWDGEDEKRIYSCPQCRQSFTPRPVLRKNTMLADLVEQLKKTGLQAAPADHCYAGAEDVACDVCTGRKLKAFKSCLQCVASYCEKHLQPHRDSATFKKHKLVEPSKKLQENICSRHDEVMKMFCRTDQQCICYLCSVDEHKGHDTVSAAAERTERQRELEGSRQNIQQRIQDTEKDVKLLQQEVEAISRSADKAVEHSEKIFTELIRLMEKRRSDVKQQLRWQQETEVSRVKELQEKLEQEITELKRKDAELEQLSHTEDHTQFLHNYPSLSALSEATHSSSINIRPRRYFEDVTAAVSGVRDKLQDALRDTWTNVSLTVTEVDVLLPQPEPKTRAEFFRYSRHITLDPNTANTLLLLSEGNRKVTRMSEQQSYSKHPDRFTDWCQVLSRESLSGRCYWEVEWRGRGGVSVAVAYKNISRAGGECLFGRNDKSWSLDCVNNSYYFYHNKVHTPVSGPRSSRVGVYLDHSAGILSFYSVSETMTLLHRVQTTFTQPLYAGLCLYYPGDTAELCELK is encoded by the coding sequence ATGGCGCAGCGAGGAGTTGAGCTGGACCGAGAAACCTTGTCTTGTTCCATCTGTCTGGATCTACTGAAGGATCCGGGGACTCTTCCCTGTGGACACAGCTACTGCATCAACTGTATTCAAAGCTTCTGGGATGGAGAGGATGAGAAGAGAATCTACAGCTGCCCTCAGTGTAGGCAGAGCTTCACACCGAGGCCTGTCCTGAGGAAAAACACCATGTTAGCAGATTTAGTGGAGCAACTGAAGAAGACTGGACTccaagctgctcctgctgatcacTGCTATGCTGGAGCTGAAGATGTGGCCTGTGATGTCTGCACTGGGAGGAAACTGAAAGCCTTCAAGTCCTGTCTGCAGTGTGTGGCCTCTTACTGTGAGAAACACCTCCAGCCTCATCGTGACTCGGCTAcattcaagaaacacaagctggtGGAGCCCTCCAAGAAGCTGCAGGAGAACATCTGCTCTCGTcatgatgaggtgatgaagatgttctgCCGCACTGATCAGCAGTGTATCTGTTATCTCTGCTCTGTGGATGAACATAAAGGCCACGACacagtgtcagctgcagcagaaaggactgagaggcagagagagctggaggggagtcgacaaaacatccagcagagaatccaggacacagagaaagatgtgaagctgctccaacaggaggtggaggctaTCAGTCGCTCTGCTGATAAAGCAGTGGAGCACAGTGAGAAGATCTTCACTGAGCTGATCCGTCTCATGGAGAAAAGACGCtctgatgtgaagcagcagctcagatggcagcaggaaactgaagtgagtcgagtcaaagagcttcaggagaagctggagcaggagatcactgagctgaagaggaaagacgctgagctggagcagctctcacacacagaggatcacaCCCAGTTTCTACACAACTACCCCTCActgtcagcactcagtgaagcCACACACTCATCCAGCATCAACATCCGTCCTCGCCGCTACTTTGAGGACGTGACAGCGGCTGTGTCAGGAGTCAGAGATAAACTACAGGACGCTCTGAGGGACACATGGACAAACGTCTCACTGACAGTGACTGAAGTGGATGTTTTACTGCCACAACCAGAGCCCAAGACCAGAGCTGAGTTCTTCAGATATTCACGTCACATCACACTGgatccaaacacagcaaacacactgcTGTTATTATCTGAGGGGAACAGGAAAGTGACACGAATGAGTGAACAACAGTCTTATTCTAAACACCCAGACAGATTCACTGACTGGTGTCAGGTCCTGAGTAGAGAGAGTCTGAGTGGacgttgttactgggaggtggagtggagagggagaggaggagtttCTGTAGCAGTCGCATACAAGAATATCAGCAGAGCAGggggtgaatgtttatttggaCGAAATGACAAATCTTGGTCATTAGATTGTGTCAATAACAGTTATTACTTTTATCACAACAAAGTCCACACTCCCGTCTCAGGTCCTCGGTCCTCCAGAGTAGGAGTGTACCTGGATCACAgtgcaggtattctgtccttctacagcgtctctgaaaccatgactctcctccacagagtccagaccacattcactcagcctctctatgCTGGACTTTGtctttattatcctggagaCACTGCAGAGTTGTGTGAACTGAAATag
- the LOC117254105 gene encoding tripartite motif-containing protein 16-like, translating into MAQRGVELDRETLSCSICLDLLKDPGTLPCGHSYCINCIQSFWDGEDEKRIYSCPQCRQSFTPRPVLRKNTMLADLVEQLKKTGLQAAPADHCYAGAEDVACDVCTGRKLKAFKSCLQCVASYCEKHLQPHRDSATFKKHKLVEPSKKLQENICSRHDEVMKMFCRTDQQCICYLCSVDEHKGHDTVSAAAERTERQRELEGSRQNIQQRIQDTEKDVKLLQQEVEAISRSADKAVEHSEKIFTELIRLMEKRRSDVKQQLRWQQETEVSRVKELQEKLEQEITELKRKDAELEQLSHTEDHTQFLHNYPSLSALSEATHSSSINIRPRRYFEDVTAAVSGVRDKLQDALRDTWTNVSLTVTEVDVLLPQPEPKTRAEFFRYSRHITLDPNTANKYLLLSEGNRKVTRMSEQQSYSKHPDRFTDWCQVLSRESLTGRCYWEVEWSGRGGVSVAVAYKNISRAGGECGFGRNYKSWSLDCVNNSYYFYHNKVQTPVSGPRSSRVGVYLDHSAGILSFYSVSETMTLLHRVQTTFTQPLYAGLCLYYPGDTAELCELK; encoded by the coding sequence ATGGCGCAGCGAGGAGTTGAGCTGGACCGAGAAACCTTGTCTTGTTCCATCTGTCTGGATCTACTGAAGGATCCGGGGACTCTTCCCTGTGGACACAGCTACTGCATCAACTGTATTCAAAGCTTCTGGGATGGAGAGGATGAGAAGAGAATCTACAGCTGCCCTCAGTGTAGGCAGAGCTTCACACCGAGGCCTGTCCTGAGGAAAAACACCATGTTAGCAGATTTAGTGGAGCAACTGAAGAAGACTGGACTccaagctgctcctgctgatcacTGCTATGCTGGAGCTGAAGATGTGGCCTGTGATGTCTGCACTGGGAGGAAACTGAAAGCCTTCAAGTCCTGTCTGCAGTGTGTGGCCTCTTACTGTGAGAAACACCTCCAGCCTCATCGTGACTCGGCTAcattcaagaaacacaagctggtGGAGCCCTCCAAGAAGCTGCAGGAGAACATCTGCTCTCGTcatgatgaggtgatgaagatgttctgCCGCACTGATCAGCAGTGTATCTGTTATCTCTGCTCTGTGGATGAACATAAAGGCCACGACacagtgtcagctgcagcagaaaggactgagaggcagagagagctggaggggagtcgacaaaacatccagcagagaatccaggacacagagaaagatgtgaagctgctccaacaggaggtggaggctaTCAGTCGCTCTGCTGATAAAGCAGTGGAGCACAGTGAGAAGATCTTCACTGAGCTGATCCGTCTCATGGAGAAAAGACGCtctgatgtgaagcagcagctcagatggcagcaggaaactgaagtgagtcgagtcaaagagcttcaggagaagctggagcaggagatcactgagctgaagaggaaagacgctgagctggagcagctctcacacacagaggatcacaCCCAGTTTCTACACAACTACCCCTCActgtcagcactcagtgaagcCACACACTCATCCAGCATCAACATCCGTCCTCGCCGCTACTTTGAGGACGTGACAGCGGCTGTGTCAGGAGTCAGAGATAAACTACAGGACGCTCTGAGGGACACATGGACAAACGTCTCACTGACAGTGACTGAAGTGGATGTTTTACTGCCACAACCAGAACCCAAGACCAGAGCTGAGTTCTTCAGATATTCACGTCACATCACACTGgatccaaacacagcaaacaaataTCTGTTATTATCTGAGGGGAACAGGAAAGTGACACGAATGAGTGAACAACAGTCTTATTCTAAACACCCAGACAGATTCACTGACTGGTGTCAGGTCCTGAGTAGAGAGAGTCTGACTGGacgttgttactgggaggtggagtggagtgggagaggaggagTTTCTGTAGCAGTCGCATACAAGAATATCAGCAGAGCAGGGGGTGAATGTGGATTTGGACGAAATTACAAATCTTGGTCATTAGATTGTGTCAATAACAGTTATTACTTTTATCACAACAAAGTCCAAACTCCCGTCTCAGGTCCTCGGTCCTCCAGAGTAGGAGTGTACCTGGATCACAgtgcaggtattctgtccttctacagcgtctctgaaaccatgactctcctccacagagtccagaccacattcactcagcctctctatgCTGGACTTTGtctttattatcctggagaCACTGCAGAGTTGTGTGAACTGAAATag